The nucleotide window TTGGAAACTGGCAATTATAAATTCTGAGCTCCGGAGGGCACCTCAAGATTCTTTCAACCTGTTCACTGCCTCCAGGCAAGAGAACAGCTTAACCAAGCCAGACCCACGATCTCCCTCCCCATCTTCAGGACTTTCTAAGGCAGTGTCTTATACAGGGAAAATCAACGAGAGCTCTCGGTATCATTGCAAAGTAAGTGAGAACGTTGCCGGTGGACATTGAGCCGAAGAAAGGAAGCGACAGTCAGGATTGCATTGAggtttttcaggattgcttttaCCAAATGGTGGGTAATTTGCTAATCGTTTTAGGCAGTTCTTTCACACATTTTAACACACGGTTAATGATCTTGTGACCAAGATAACTGGATCAGCCCCATTTCCAAAATAAGCTAAATGTGTGTAAGTGAACCTTGCTCCTATTGAACATTTTGTGTGAGTTCCATTTGTagcctagtatttttttttaacttgtatctGATCGCATTAATTGTTGAGGTTCATGCCATCCTGTCAAATGTAGTACTAGTACTAAGAGGTCTTTCTGTTAAGgatcttttgttgattttttttattacatttctataGCCAGATCAAGTCAAATTCATGTTCACAAGTATGTCCAAGAAAATTAAGAACTGGTGCATGAAAAGATAGGAAAACAGTCCCAAATCCTAGCAGTATCAGAGCAAGCTTATGATCAGGCAAGTGCACTTACtcctccatttctttgtcttcttagGGAGCGAGATTTAAGAGGGTGTAAGAGTATGCATATGAAAATGgaatatgaataatttttttaatgtccctTTATTTCTCTGTAGCTTGCTGATGACCGTATGGCTCTGGTATCAGGCATTAGCTTAGATCCAGAAGCAGCAATTGGTGTGACAAAACGGTCACCTCCTAAATGGGTGGATGGAGTGGATGAAGTAAGTTGAATTAGTTtcatactttatttctttaagtaattaTGACGCCAACATTTGTTAAGATATCTGCCATAAAAACTGATTTGGCTACACTTGAATGCATGTCCctagaaatattttgctttaggTTTATTTAATTCACCCACCACAAGAAAGAAAGGGGATGTTATGTTAGTGACCTTGGCGTTAGTAGTAACTACTTGGATTATAGAGAGAAACTGGAACTGTATAATGAGGCGTGGTACCGGACTTGAAAGTTGCTCACACATCAGCTACCCTACAAGTTGACTGAAGCCTGAACTCTGTACTTGAGTGTAGCTTAATTGTCTAGGAGGTAGACAGATGCCTGGCAGGCGTCAGAGGAGTCCTGgtgatttcatttgtttagatACAGTACGATGTTGGCCGAATTAAACTGAAGATGAAGGAATTAGCCAGCCTTCATGACCAGCATTTAAACAGACCCACCCTGGATGACAGCAGTGAGCAGGAGCACGCCATTGAAATAACCACCCAAGAGATTACTCAGGTGAGGATGAAAATGGGTCCCCAGGTTGGAAGGGGCATTTCCCAACCTTCTTATGACCCCCTCAAAAGGCATCACGAAGTATAGACTGTAAAACAGATCACACGCCAATTTCCCAGAGCTGCACTTCCCAACCTGAAGTTCACAAAGGGACAGGAGGATCTGAGCTCCCCCAGGTATCAGCATGGTCTTAGAGGAATGGAGACTGTTTTCTCAGCTGTGATAGTTACCACTGTGAACGGACTAACTTCTATTGTACGCTAgtgcttaaaaattattcatcttaAAAAATGGTCCTCATAATTGGAAAAGATTGGGAGCTGTTGCCCTAGGCTTGAGTATATTAGTATCCTCGAGAAACTCAGTACCTTAGAAAAATTCCttgtaaaatgttaaatttgagtaattttaaattatatgactAGCGTGTAAACTTTAGtgtgtacattttttatttgtcttcgTCTCCTGATGCTGGTCATCGGTGAAGGGGTGATGTGCTGTAGGAAAGCCCTGGGTGTTGCAatgtttgaattccagctcttaGCAGGGTAACAACACCGTGGTTCTCATTTAAGCCCTCTGACTCTGGtgttcttgtctataaaatgggaacaataatatTAATACCTGCCCCAGGGTAGTGATAGGGATTAAATGAGAAGGTTGCAATAATAGAGCAACACGTGGTGATGGAGCCTGAGAATGTGTGCACAGTGCCCCAACACACAGCGCACAAGCACACAGCGTTTGTTCACATCCCGATCAGTCTTTCTGTGCATATAAGTGAGGCCTCAGATCACTTTGATCTGGTCACCTTTCTCGAGGCTCATCCGTGTGAACAGATGAACAGAGCATTTGATGTCTCTCAGACTCGTGAGTGCAGACACACTAGCACTCAGGGTCTCCCTTCACGGCTCACTGGGAGCCGTGTGCTTCCTCTCCCAGCTCTTTCACAGGTGCCAGCGTGCGGTGCAGGCTCTGCCCAGCCGGGCCCGCAGGGCCTGCTCTGAGCAGGAGGAGCGGCTCCTTCGCAACGTGGTGGCCTCCCTGGCGCAGGCTCTGCAGGAGCTGTCCACCAGCTTCCGGCGTGCACAGTCGGGCTACCTCAAACGTGAGTGTCACCAGGCTGATTTCAGGGATTTTGAGTCATGAAAGTTTCAGCACTAGGATTATGGGCCACTTTCTGTTTTCATCCTTCCTTTTTGCTGCTAGTTCTCCGTTTCTTCCTGTACCCTCGTCCTTAACCCCTTGAGCACATTCACACCTTCCATGGCAACTGGcagctggccccgccccgcccccatgGACGGAGGCTGGGGACCGGGGTTGCAATAGTTCACACACAACAAAACACAACGTACTCTGTGTCGAgcttcaaaaatttgaaaatcattctAGCACATTTATAAAACATGGAGCTTTCCAGATGTTGGGTTGGGGGAAGCTactaacaaataagtaaaataagttgtAATCACATGAAAGCTTTATATTTGCATAACAACTGAAGTATTTGAATGCCTGAAAACTTTTTTGGGAGTAGTTGAGCCACTTGCTGCTTTGGCACAAGTGATTTCAGCCTACCTTTTCTTCGGAGGCCGTGAAAAGTCCGGTTCTGGCCACATCTGTGTTCAAATTACCTCATAAATTGGGTTTTCCTATATTGCCATTGTAATCAATAATATCCCCACACACtccaaaaaatttaataataattgcCCCTCCCTCTGACAACTggcatatttgtattttaattttattacttctaAAATTCGATTAGGGTCATTTGGAATTGTTACTAGAGATGCTTCTGGAaagaaatattgatttaaaaaaatgttttgtagcAGCAGTTAGATTaaatatttctgcctctcttagGGATTCTCAGATTGTTTTAAGTGTCATTTTGTCACTCACTTGGCATCAAGTGAATAGTACACATTTATAATGTGATTTTGTCTGGAATAACCCCCAATGCTTGCATATTGTTATATGTTTATAATCCTTTACTCTTCCCCCCACCTCTGTTGGAGATAGGCTTCCTGTAAAGCTAAGAGTATCTCCATTTTGACTGTTGAGTTTTACTCTAGATTTCCCCTTTTTAATGGTGGAACAGTAACCAGGATGGTTTACATATTCGAGTAAAGTGAATTCCTATCTATGATAGGCATGAAGAATCGAGAGGAAAGATCCCAGCATTTTTTTGATACATCAGTACCACTAATGGATGATGGAGACGATAATACTCTTTATGATCGGGTACGTGAAGGGGCTGCAAGGTTGACTGCTGTACATTTGCGCTCAGTTCTGTTCCTTCTCTTCATAGACCTGTAACTTCTGTGCAATGCAAATGGGTCAGCACTGCTTGACTTGTACATCCATCAAGTAGTTTTTGCAGCAAGTGGAAGAACAGTCATGGGGGCCatactgtttcttcctttctatagGCTACAAGGAGGCCTTGTAATCTGCCTTTCAGAACCTTCGGGAAAGCAGTCTGCACACCCCTCATTGGGAAGAACCCAGAGAAGTGCAAGGCTATCCCTGGTGATTTTGCTACTCAGCCCTTGTGTAGCTGCAGACATGGGTTCTCTTCGTGTCCCCTGCTTTGGCCACTAGTGCTTTAGGTCCTGCTTGTTTTAGGAATTTGGATCTTTCCCGTTAGGGAAAAATAAGTGCTTATGTGTTGTGTTTATGTGCTTTATAGAAGTATTTTcagaattcattctttaaatgatACCTACAGCGGTACACCATACCTTTCTGGAGGTGGGAGAAGAGAATCTGACACACAAATCCTGTACTTTTTGTTTTGCTAGGGTTTTACAGATGACCAGTTAGTGCTGGTGGAGCAGAACACTCTgatggtggaggagagggagcgGGAAATTCGCCAGATCGTGCAGTCCATTTCTGAcctgaatgaaatatttagggaCTTAGGAGCAATGATTGTGGAGCAGGTACGTGGTTTACCTTCCTCATCGTTGAGTTTTCCTGCCATGACATCTGGTCCTTCTTGAGACTTTTGATTCCGTATTCCTGTCAGGAAACAAAATTTGACCCTCCTGCCCTTccacgtatgtatgtatgtatgttgtgTGTGCTCACACTtttgtgtgtacatgcacacacaaatatgtgtatattttctcCGCACAGAGATCTGTATATGCAAATTATATGCATATACTAATGTCATTCCCTATAAAACTATTgataaccttttattttttaagtaaaaaataggTATCAGTAGAAGATCTCAGATTCTTTGCCCATACACCAAGGATGCTCATGGGACCACCCTACTTCGGGGGTCTGGTGGGTTCTGCCCCCACTCAGCAATGATTCTGGCAATAGATAAGGTTTCCCTGCTAATTTTGGCAGGTTATTGTGTAAGGGCAACTGGAACCACTAGCTTTCAAGTAGAATTAAATTGTTTGTTCACTGTTACAATCTGATTAGGGTATTTTATTATCTTGCCAGCAGGGATTTGGGTCCTGATCCCCCTGCAACCAGCTGCACAATGGAGTGTTGAGGCCATGGAAGATCTAGTTACAGTAATTACTCCCACGGTTCCCAAGGAACTGCTCTTGCTATCTCTTCTGATACAGTGTGTTCCATTAAGAGCCCTGTTCTTCCACATAGCCtggtgttcccttctctctgtttGAACCGACAgattaaacaattaaaaacaaaattctcctTGAGGCAAACGTGTAATTTTACATGGTGGATTGGAGCTCACCGTCTTTGCTCTGACCCATGGAAACCTGTGTTGACGTTTATAGACAGGACAGTCTATTTCCAGGCCTAATCATAACCGGGTCTAGCTTAACCAGCTCTCTCTGCTTACTTGAATCCAAGTATTTAAGCGGCAAATGGGCACAGAAGCCAGCCTTTCGCCTCTCAGAGCCTCTTTCCACTGAAccgtatatttttttaaagccccagTAAGTCTGAATGTGGCATATCTTAGAGTGGCTAAATCCAAAAAAGAAACCTCAATTTGTCAGTATTTCTTTCTCATGAGTTATACTTTATTGTGACTAACACAGCGCTCTGCCATTGAGTGCCTAATATTGCTTGATGATGGATTCCAGAGCTTTCCGTGTGTACCTTTACAGCAGCAGTTAAGTAAAACAGATAATCCTGTGGATAATGATGTCTGCAATTTGCATATCTCAGTTTTGAAATTCCACGTTTCCAGTTGCAGTTGTTGATCGTCTGTAACTGTCATTTATCACCCAGGGTACAGTCCTTGATAGAATTGACTATAATGTTGAGCAGTCCTGTATCAAAACTGAAGATGGCTTGAAACAGCTTCACAAGGTAATGTCGTACGTGTCCAGGTGTCCGGGGTCATTTTAGTCAGAGCTGATCACGTGGGTTGTTGGCCATTGTACTGTGGGGAGTGGTTCGAGGTACACCTCGCACTTCGATTTGAAGTTGTCAAGAACTCCTTTCTGTGACGATAGATTATAAAAGATttggccatttctttcttttggaaagtCTTTGATTCTTTGAATCATCTTGCTTTAGGGAATCAAGGGAATGGGCACCTGCTAGGTGTGTGTTGAACGTTCTGTGTGCTTGTTGCTGCTGACTCAGGTCTCTTGCTGTGACACCTTTCTGATGAATTGCTGGTAGAGGATCATTCTGGAGcagataaaaatctcattttcccttttaattacTGCAGTATATCTGTGTGCTACcttgagaaaagaatagtttGTTGAAGTGAGAGTAGCTCTCTTACTCTTTGCTAATAAGGTAGCTATTTCCGGAATATCTTTCatgatatttgttaaaaataaacgGGAAGCGTCTTAGAAATCTTGTCATCAGTGATGAGAAACATACATATGCTGCTGAGTGGATCTCGTATATAATTGGGtgcatgttttctttaaaaggaatgCTAATACTTCACAAGTAAAATAAATTCTGTCCATTTTCTTGTATCTTTGAGACCCTGTGATATTTGTAGCCATATAATGAGCATTTTTCCAGTCCACTAATGTACTGCTCTGTCGCTTTTCTGAAGCTGGTTGCCCTCTGAGGCAGCGGCAGCCCCGGCAGCCCCGTCTGAGAATGGTGTCAGGTTTACAGAAAGTGAGACCGACCTACTGAGGTCTGACCAGAAACCCTTCGCTTTCTCTTTCGTGTGCTCACTGCCGCAGCAGGGTGGGAATAAGACTCTAACGCACGATGGAAAGAAAAGGCCTGCCTCTGGTAGGCAGAGGGCTTTTTAAGCATTTAGATTCATTTTGCTGCCGAGCCTTGTGTATGAAAACAGTTATAACTAACTTGAGTTTTCCACTCTATAATATCCAGTTTCTGATATGCTGTTGAATTATGCATTGGTTTTGaagtttcttaaataaaaactagtgaaacATGTTTTGTAATAAAGCACAGATAAAGGGCAAAGCTTTCTCCGCAGGAGTGTACAAATCTAGTGGGaactaaaaattttgttttaggttCTACTTTATAAATCATTTTGAGAGGCTTTAAAGTATATCATTTAGTATTGGTTTCCCTGGTGTTCTGGGTTCCTTATTAGAAAAGTAAGCATGCTCCGTCTTATCTCTCAAGTCACATTGCTGTCAGTGGCATGGCTGGCCGTTTCCTTGGCAGTCACCTCATCGAAGGAGGATTGAGCCTTGGGAGTGGCTTCATGCAGGCCAGATTCTCCAGACAGGTTAACCTGTCCATCCTGATGTTTCCTCCTGGCTGATGAGTGGCTCCCAGTGGGTGTAGTTCTTAGGTAACAGAACTACCAGTCAGGAGGTTGGTGGGGAAACATGGAAGTAAAGCAGAAAAGATTGGATTTTCTTAGCAGACGTTTCCATCCAGCTGTCTCCTTCATGTCCTTCCTGGGAAAGGGCCCCGCCTGGGGAAGGACAGGGCATGCTGTCCCTAGGTATGGTTAGCGACACCCGCAGAACCTCCTCCTTGTCCACGCTCCTTTCTCTGGTCAGTTCCCAGGAACCCAGGTGAGGCATTTTTGCATTTGTGCACAAGAGGCATGGTGTAACTGAGGGTTTACCCCAGCCCGGGGCATCCAGGCTGAAGTTTGCAGGGGAGGACTGTGAGGATGCTGAGCGCTGGAAGCAGAAACACAGCGAGAGATTATCTCAGGGCGGTTCTTTCTGCACTTGAGAGCCATGGGGCACACTCTTCCCATTGCTATTTCAAAGGGAGGAGTGTGTTCTTATTTCCAAAATCAGGGGAGGCAGAACACGGCCCCCCGCGGGCCCACCAGTTCTCACGCGCTGGCTGGGGTAACCTTAGCCAGTATTTTGACGTCACAGTGAAGGAGGTGTGCGTTCATCCAAAGAACTGTATCCAGAGACGGGAGGCTTTCGTTGAAAGAAGGCTTCCTCCCAGTCAGTGGAAGTAGGAGAAGCGGGGCCACGTAGCCAATCCTTGGAGTCCTCCTGCTAGCCTTTGTCTTAAGAGTGGATTCCAGCACCCTCCCCCCCTTGCATTAGTGCATCTGGGGTAAATAGGTGGCTCCAGGGTCATGGAAGTTGTCCGCTGTGTTGATTAAATTTGCTTGAATTGGTAGAAGGGATTATAATGATGTGACGTAGCCCGTAGCAGAGATGCCAGTGACACAGACAGACTGCAAGCCCAGAACTGGAAGCAAGTGAGgcttgattttggatttttggGAAAATGACGgccttttcccccctctctctgtagGCAGAGCAGTATCAAAAGAAGAATCGGAAGATGCTtgtgattttaatattatttgtccTCATCGTTGTCCTCATTGTTGTCCTCATCGGCGTGAAGTCTCACTAGGCGTCCGTGGGGCTGCGTGTGCCGCCTGCTTGGACTCCCGGCGCGAGGGGCTCGGCCGCCCTGCGGGCACAGCAGAGGCACGGGCCGCGGACCGCGTGGGGGCAGCGAGCACTGGCCTGGACTCCTCGCAGTCGTGCTCAAGCAGAGGGAACGGGCTTCTGGTTTTCCTTCATGGTCAAGAATTTAAGGACCTTTGCTACTGCTGCAGAATAGAGATTGAGCTCTGTCATCggttataacatatattttttttagaaagagaaaatgagttgaATGTTTACAGGCACGCCACAAGCTGGTCGATACTGTATGTGCATATGCTATTTTTTTAGCCGTCATGTCTGAGCAgcatgttaaaataatttttggaaacatttttttaaaaaccatgtggtttttaaaaaatttggtacCAAAAATTTATGAGTAGAGGCAAAAATGcctcttcatctttctctgtatattttccAGTTGAAAACAAACTGAGAAGTCCTTTAAGAATTTATAATCCGTTCCCCATTAACTTAATTTAGCTTTTCCATCACTGTTAATGATCAGAGTAACAAAGtgtgaaaaataagaaaccatCATTGATGTTAATTAACACATTTAGATGGGCCAGTTAAAACAGCTTCATAAGTTTAAATTAATTGTAAATGGACTATTCCTCATCTAGAATTTGTGCCCTGCATTTTCTACTGTAAACCAAAAGGGGTTACTCACAAAACCACCTAAATTTAAAAGTTGGTGATTTGAACCAACCTcacatgaaaacatgaaaatagaagATTGGCAGTGTCATGAAAGTCACCAGAGTCAGCCAGTGTGTCCCTGTGCTCGTCCCCAGCCGTCCTTGCTCAATCCATTACTTATATACTAACCACATAATGGCCTGTTCAAACCAGACACCATTTAATGAACTGTGAATTTACACAGAGGCCATTCTAAATGGGTCACCCCATTTAGGATTAGTGGATCTCAAATTATTAACCAAACATCACtccatttcaaagtaaaatattcCACCGTGGTATGATTTATCGGCTCTTCCACTGCTACTTAACATGCCCCGAAAGTAGGCATGTTCCTGCAGATTCTGAAAATCTTGATTAGGAAATCCCTCATTTGTATGAGCATGAATCAGATCGCCAAAGTAGGCCTTTGCCGTTTACTTACCTATTATCAATATGGTGCTCGAATATATTCCTGGAACTGTAGAATAATGTGTAAGGTGATGGTAACTTTGAAAGCTGAAGTTGTTCATGTTCTATTTGGTCTTGAGATAACGGTATCTTTTTAATGGTCTTTGTATAATTTTCGATGGCTTTTCCATTGTTGTTTGCCTCTCCTAAAAACGTTTAAGAAGAGCATGACCTCATTAAATGTGCTATGTTTTATTTGGATCAATCACATAAAATGTCTCTTTAGAATTGACTTTGAAGTTGTTTCCAGAAACTTAAACTCAAGTCCAGAGGTTCAAGTCATCCAAACAGATCATGGTATTAATACCCAAACCCACGCTCCAGCCTTCCCTTTCCAAGTTGTTTGCGACTTCAGGCCCCCACTGATTTCTCATTACTGATGTGGCTGTGGAATGATCTAAGGGTGTCCCTGGCATTTCGGGAAATCGCATGGTATTCCCTGACAATTATTTATTAGGGAGAAAGGTCAGGAAAACAAATCCACCACCTACCTGATCACCCCTGAAATGTGGGGCTTCTACAGATCTTGAGAATAGCTCGAGGCATTGTCTGCTCACAGCAGATTCTAATCCAGTGGCAGAGTCGAGGCGATCCCCGATCCCCGAGACCAGCGCTCCGAGGAATGGGGCCTGAGGATCAGGGGTCTTCCCTCCCTGACAGTCTGCAGTGGTGGTGCTGGATTATTGGTAAAGCTTTTAAGATGCTCAGTCTTCCCTTGAAGGAAGGTGACCTTTTAAGAAAggatcaccaaaaaaaaaaaaaaaaaaaattcaccgtttatatatatttattttcagttgatAGGGGGTGATAGGGGTTGGTTTTTGCACCCCCCAACCCATCTGGGTAAAATAATAGATCTAAATAGGAGTGGTTTTAAGAATCTCGAATGGTGTGAAGCCAGTGCAGTGCCAGCGAAAGCCCCAGCTGTCTCTGCCATTCCCTTGTCCCAAGGCGGGAAGCAGCCCCAGAGCCTGTGCGaaacactgtatttttcttttgagccTTTACTTAGGGAAAGATCAACAGCCTTGGAGGAAGTAAGAGAAAATTGGTAATGGAGTCCTAGTACCCTTGGGGTCATTCTTCCCGGCTGAAGGCGATGGGGGATCCTTTTCCTGCAGACAGCCATTGTCTGTGGGAAGACCAAGCCATCCCTCTCTGTTGGgctccagggtgggggtgggggtgggggggggtccctcccctctcctgggaTGCAACCAGAGAAGAGGGCCAGCAGGGAGAGCTCCTTCTGGGCAGCTCTGggctcagccactgagcaccTGCTCCCTTCCGTGTCCTGGGGTGGCTCCTCGAATGGGACTGGGGACGAGAGAAGTAAATGTTTACTGTCAGGTCTCCAAAGCTCCAGATCTTTCCCTAGGTCGTAACTGAAATCTACTGTCTCTTGTAttaatttgggggtgggggtgctagCTTTGCCATGGGCGTGAAGCAGTGTATGTCTCTAATTTAACGGATTTACTGCTTTCTCTGCTAATTGAGAGagcattatttatttgttttgacaCAAGTGCTTTCAGTGTTTTATCCTAGCTAATGGCTTCTTAAAGGTAATAAAACCCTTCCAACCTAATTGGTCagataagactttttttcttgtgtgCTTAAATAAAGCAATTAGTGAAGCGCTTCTAtccaaaatgactttttttttttgtccttttttaaaactaatttactGTTACTGGAAAC belongs to Canis lupus familiaris isolate Mischka breed German Shepherd chromosome 24, alternate assembly UU_Cfam_GSD_1.0, whole genome shotgun sequence and includes:
- the STX16 gene encoding syntaxin-16 isoform X9 codes for the protein MLLADDRMALVSGISLDPEAAIGVTKRSPPKWVDGVDEIQYDVGRIKLKMKELASLHDQHLNRPTLDDSSEQEHAIEITTQEITQLFHRCQRAVQALPSRARRACSEQEERLLRNVVASLAQALQELSTSFRRAQSGYLKRMKNREERSQHFFDTSVPLMDDGDDNTLYDRGFTDDQLVLVEQNTLMVEEREREIRQIVQSISDLNEIFRDLGAMIVEQGTVLDRIDYNVEQSCIKTEDGLKQLHKAEQYQKKNRKMLVILILFVLIVVLIVVLIGVKSH
- the STX16 gene encoding syntaxin-16 isoform X5, which encodes MATRRLTDAFLLLRNNSIQTRQLLAEQELDELADDRMALVSGISLDPEAAIGVTKRSPPKWVDGVDEIQYDVGRIKLKMKELASLHDQHLNRPTLDDSSEQEHAIEITTQEITQLFHRCQRAVQALPSRARRACSEQEERLLRNVVASLAQALQELSTSFRRAQSGYLKRMKNREERSQHFFDTSVPLMDDGDDNTLYDRGFTDDQLVLVEQNTLMVEEREREIRQIVQSISDLNEIFRDLGAMIVEQGTVLDRIDYNVEQSCIKTEDGLKQLHKAEQYQKKNRKMLVILILFVLIVVLIVVLIGVKSH
- the STX16 gene encoding syntaxin-16 isoform X6, whose amino-acid sequence is MATRRLTDAFLLLRNNSIQTRQLLAEQLADDRMALVSGISLDPEAAIGVTKRSPPKWVDGVDEIQYDVGRIKLKMKELASLHDQHLNRPTLDDSSEQEHAIEITTQEITQLFHRCQRAVQALPSRARRACSEQEERLLRNVVASLAQALQELSTSFRRAQSGYLKRMKNREERSQHFFDTSVPLMDDGDDNTLYDRGFTDDQLVLVEQNTLMVEEREREIRQIVQSISDLNEIFRDLGAMIVEQGTVLDRIDYNVEQSCIKTEDGLKQLHKAEQYQKKNRKMLVILILFVLIVVLIVVLIGVKSH
- the STX16 gene encoding syntaxin-16 isoform X3; amino-acid sequence: MATRRLTDAFLLLRNNSIQTRQLLAEQVSSHTTSSPLHSRSIAALADDRMALVSGISLDPEAAIGVTKRSPPKWVDGVDEIQYDVGRIKLKMKELASLHDQHLNRPTLDDSSEQEHAIEITTQEITQLFHRCQRAVQALPSRARRACSEQEERLLRNVVASLAQALQELSTSFRRAQSGYLKRMKNREERSQHFFDTSVPLMDDGDDNTLYDRGFTDDQLVLVEQNTLMVEEREREIRQIVQSISDLNEIFRDLGAMIVEQGTVLDRIDYNVEQSCIKTEDGLKQLHKAEQYQKKNRKMLVILILFVLIVVLIVVLIGVKSH
- the STX16 gene encoding syntaxin-16 isoform X8, which codes for MATRRLTDAFLLLRNNSIQTRQLLAEQVSSHTTSSPLHSRSIAAEQSKGGDFLNALELDELADDRMALVSGISLDPEAAIGVTKRSPPKWVDGVDEIQYDVGRIKLKMKELASLHDQHLNRPTLDDSSEQEHAIEITTQEITQLFHRCQRAVQALPSRARRACSEQEERLLRNVVASLAQALQELSTSFRRAQSGYLKRMKNREERSQHFFDTSVPLMDDGDDNTLYDRGFTDDQLVLVEQNTLMVEEREREIRQIVQSISDLNEIFRDLGAMIVEQGFGS
- the STX16 gene encoding syntaxin-16 isoform X7 encodes the protein MATRRLTDAFLLLRNNSIQTRQLLAEQVSSHTTSSPLHSRSIAAEQSKGGDFLNALELDELADDRMALVSGISLDPEAAIGVTKRSPPKWVDGVDEIQYDVGRIKLKMKELASLHDQHLNRPTLDDSSEQEHAIEITTQEITQLFHRCQRAVQALPSRARRACSEQEERLLRNVVASLAQALQELSTSFRRAQSGYLKRMKNREERSQHFFDTSVPLMDDGDDNTLYDRGFTDDQLVLVEQNTLMVEEREREIRQIVQSISDLNEIFRDLGAMIVEQQGFGS
- the STX16 gene encoding syntaxin-16 isoform X1, with the protein product MATRRLTDAFLLLRNNSIQTRQLLAEQVSSHTTSSPLHSRSIAAEQSKGGDFLNALELDELADDRMALVSGISLDPEAAIGVTKRSPPKWVDGVDEIQYDVGRIKLKMKELASLHDQHLNRPTLDDSSEQEHAIEITTQEITQLFHRCQRAVQALPSRARRACSEQEERLLRNVVASLAQALQELSTSFRRAQSGYLKRMKNREERSQHFFDTSVPLMDDGDDNTLYDRGFTDDQLVLVEQNTLMVEEREREIRQIVQSISDLNEIFRDLGAMIVEQGTVLDRIDYNVEQSCIKTEDGLKQLHKAEQYQKKNRKMLVILILFVLIVVLIVVLIGVKSH
- the STX16 gene encoding syntaxin-16 isoform X4, whose amino-acid sequence is MATRRLTDAFLLLRNNSIQTRQLLAEQEQSKGGDFLNALELDELADDRMALVSGISLDPEAAIGVTKRSPPKWVDGVDEIQYDVGRIKLKMKELASLHDQHLNRPTLDDSSEQEHAIEITTQEITQLFHRCQRAVQALPSRARRACSEQEERLLRNVVASLAQALQELSTSFRRAQSGYLKRMKNREERSQHFFDTSVPLMDDGDDNTLYDRGFTDDQLVLVEQNTLMVEEREREIRQIVQSISDLNEIFRDLGAMIVEQGTVLDRIDYNVEQSCIKTEDGLKQLHKAEQYQKKNRKMLVILILFVLIVVLIVVLIGVKSH
- the STX16 gene encoding syntaxin-16 isoform X2, translating into MATRRLTDAFLLLRNNSIQTRQLLAEQVSSHTTSSPLHSRSIAAELDELADDRMALVSGISLDPEAAIGVTKRSPPKWVDGVDEIQYDVGRIKLKMKELASLHDQHLNRPTLDDSSEQEHAIEITTQEITQLFHRCQRAVQALPSRARRACSEQEERLLRNVVASLAQALQELSTSFRRAQSGYLKRMKNREERSQHFFDTSVPLMDDGDDNTLYDRGFTDDQLVLVEQNTLMVEEREREIRQIVQSISDLNEIFRDLGAMIVEQGTVLDRIDYNVEQSCIKTEDGLKQLHKAEQYQKKNRKMLVILILFVLIVVLIVVLIGVKSH
- the STX16 gene encoding syntaxin-16 isoform X10, which produces MALVSGISLDPEAAIGVTKRSPPKWVDGVDEIQYDVGRIKLKMKELASLHDQHLNRPTLDDSSEQEHAIEITTQEITQLFHRCQRAVQALPSRARRACSEQEERLLRNVVASLAQALQELSTSFRRAQSGYLKRMKNREERSQHFFDTSVPLMDDGDDNTLYDRGFTDDQLVLVEQNTLMVEEREREIRQIVQSISDLNEIFRDLGAMIVEQGTVLDRIDYNVEQSCIKTEDGLKQLHKAEQYQKKNRKMLVILILFVLIVVLIVVLIGVKSH